In the genome of Primulina tabacum isolate GXHZ01 chromosome 13, ASM2559414v2, whole genome shotgun sequence, the window ttagtacagCGCTGGAACTAGCCAAGAAAGCCTCACATGACCTTTCACTTCATCAAGTTGAGAAGACCAGATATGAACATTCAGAAGTTTATCAAGGATCCTCCGGAGAATTAAACACCTCTTGTTTCATCACTCACTGAAGATGACATCTTCACTAGACGAGCATGGGGATCATGGCTCTGTCTCACATAGATAGACAAAGTTAACTTTTCGTTTAAGTTGTATCAAAATTCTATAAATGGATATTTTCGATTAAGTACAATGAAAGGAAAAACTACAAGCTTTGCAGAAGAAATATTtggaaagaaaagaaatcttccGTGGAACAGCAAACTGTTGGGGGAATAAATAAAATCGTCGAAAATATTTGGGCAGACATATAGGTATAACAACGTAGACcccatgcatgaaaattataaaattaggaaattaatttaattaaatgattttggacgtatgaatgatatattttgagtgacTCAATTATTAATTGTGTATTTTGTTTGAttccataatttaaatattttcatacgaaTATCAATGGTTGGACGGGGCTGGAGGACCGAAGATGATtaatatgttaaagattttaaaactaaaattttatttttagttaagaaaatatttattctaaaaaatttaataattttagtCGAATTTATTCTAAAATGGTTGGATGGGCTGCCTGGATCGAATTGTGAAGGTGATTTACAACTGGTTTATCATGGATTTAGGTGGAACATCAGATCTAGAACACGTTCTCGTAGGTGGCCGATTGGATCTTATTGGTTTGGCACGTTCTTGGGCTCAATCGGTTAAGGGTTGAGGGTAAGTGTGCATGGGACCGACTGGAGCCATGGTTCGGACCCTGGGGGTCTGGACAGAGGCTCAAGACAGCCCATGTACGGCTGGTGGTAACGTGTGGCTTGGGTCAAAAAGGGTAAGCCGGGCGAAGGTCATGCTTGTTTCTTTCGAGCGATCTAGTGAGCAGGGGTTGTAGCCAGGGGCTTGGTCGGTACAGGATGGTTCAGGTAAGTCCTAGGGTCCATGTTTTAAAATGATTGTTTGAATGTAATGCATatgctcgagtttacatctatgAAATGATTATAAGTATGTTTTAATGTGTTAtaataagtttggatggattcaagtcgaaattttaaggtccaggggtaaaacggttaaACTAGGATTTCAAgagaaaaatggtcattttgcactagAATTGAGTTAgatgtgttagagtaggtgtccatcgagccaagtgttggccgatagttaatgttgaaactctatatataaacaatctttattttaattatatttcaaattgttgttttggcacatctttatctgtataaccatgctagttgcatagataaagtttttgaatatataaatagtagaaagaaagaatatgagatgctcatatgatgagtatcataaaactcatatttggaatactatatattttaaacagttcctagtcgattcagccgccgttaagaaggataaaggctgctcgagtttgagactagtatctgagatgtgagtaccatgtttcattggtaggggacattatGATGTgcaaacatgcagataggtgctccttgtagagtgcactgaacaaccttccataaaggactttccaagtggttcacaattatcgagtggaaacgtcatagtttatggttgtacaccattagtccttctgacccgggacaacattgagactctatatgctagcattgcactttgacttgtttaccactctcatggggtcatgaGGTGggaaggttgggtgttttgtcgaaacatatagaagtcgatgcattgtagtcggggattcaccacttaccttcgggtatggatatcctatgtgatctcatgtgtttgtagtttgaaatatctgatcagagtgctggtggtaattatgaaagtggtttcatagattacaccatcgatgcaactacgacatgacacatagtatcgattctttgacagctctcaatataccaatagttgtcgaatcgatcaggatatatgagatgaatggaccatactgtacgctaactatAATATATTGGTTCTTACAGGcattatcatttgatacctagggaaacatgtaagcgatgctgctaggcgtttaacatgattggttgggtactatcagacttgagttctaacGTTCTTATTATGAAGGAGTTGATatgtaagaatggagcaactgggatATGCTCATacaaggacatgtttagtctcgaatcacattgagatgtgaatccACAGCTAGTtatatcattgaaccattgagggccacacaagtactagctttctagatcccgttgggaaaaaaatagttcaatgtgttgaacggcttataaaggagtttataagcgctaacaaaatagaagtatgacttctataataGGAATATggggaatgtgacttttaatttgtgaaaatgttgctaaattaaaagttggccaaataaataatgtatttgaaaattgtgatttttataaacattattaaggactaaataaaattaaattcaagtgttgaattaaataaacactagTTGACCTAGTGgagtcaaaataattaaattagttcaagtgttgaattaattaaataacattgggccttgtagagcccaattagaaataattattcaactagtgggcttgagtaaaatcaagtaatgtttaaatgatttcaaatgtgtgagatatttaaataaaagtccatgagccttgtaatagttacacgCCCAAAcaaaattgcatgcttggaaggtgaaggaTTGGAGGCAATttttgagttaatggcatgacatgcacatgcaacttttaCACTTcaactttttacacaaccaagaaaatatCATCCCCTTCTCTCCACAagccttggccgaaattttgatgtAATTTTCCCTCAaaaatttgcttcttcaattgttgaggatatCACAAccttctcaaaagaaaaatcctctaatttttctagtgcaaaattagaggggatcttcctagttggtggttggcttaatttttgagcaaggagtgctgaaaggaggcttgtagatttgtttatccattgaagagctaagttgtttaacaacttagttggagccatcatcaatcctttgtgattgataggtaaaatactaaacacactatgaatgtcatttttgtgttttatgttatttgctacacactatatgtaagggtgctcggttttcttttaaaaaattttgttttgaaacttccgttgtgtatccgggcaccgtaaccgatccgtTTTCTAGTGGTATCATTAGCTAaggttactattttgtgtagcaaatacaagatattatattgagaacctatttctaaccgcatgagaaattCGTCGCAACAAATCAAGGCCGGTTTTGGGAGGATTTCGGGCAGAATCCGGAGACGTAGCTCCGGCAatggcgatgacgactagggtttccaaaaatatttttgaatatcaaagtgtcatgggccttgagttgttggaccattagatggctaacacaatttgtgaatttaaatgggccaaaatgtttttgttaaaaatgtcttgttgggcccttaagtttaaatccacaaaatttgtatatattttctcataaaataaataattgaagttggactttaattatttataataaattgttatttacaagaaattcggttataaataaattaattagaaatcaAGCAAAagagtttgtttactttgttgatttaatttataatcgtgACGGTTAGTAATTGGagcaatatatataatattagatcaattaattattgtgataattaattgatggtgtatgatatgtgatattatgcatgaaggatgatcaaaagcccaagcccaatttgttaggtgtatgctaggatattttgtgttgaatgattgtaataattatcaatttataaatggcttggtttatagcccgttcccaccccatgagatgtatccctatttgctatggatatttatttgtaaatattagtatagtggaagatcaagattggaagatggtgtcCATGATtcttatgaagatcgaagacatgtaaatattggaggcttatgtaatTGTGCATTTGAATCCAATGCATTCCCTATGATTGGACCTAGGCTCGTGTttggctcacacgggccattagttttttGGGATGATTGATCATCCTTGGTTAGTTTACAGGTAATTCGTGACTGAACTGAAAATAATGGGAAAATTTAAAAGACCATCCGCCAGGGCGGAAaattatgtccgcccgggcgcctgCAAGGTGTGAGAAAGAAGAATTTTCGCGAAGGTCATCCACCCAGACGGAAACttatttccgcccgggcgcgtcgATTAAAATGTTGGAACAAGATTTGCGAAAGTCATCcacccgggcggaaacttatgtccgcttGGGCGCGCTTATAATTTTGGAAAGATTCTTGGCcaatttttttccttatttCTGAATGGGGAAGGATTTGGAAGAACCCTAGGCACGAAAACTAGATTGATTCAGCAGCCAAGGAGTCTAGAGAGGGAGAAaagcttggagttgaagattcgaagatttccaAGCATCGTTCTTCGCAGATCTCGTCTTGTCTAGTATTTCTTGTTTAGAATTCATCGTTTAAACATTGTTTCGTTTATTTGTACTATGAATTTGAGAAGCTAACTAAAATATTTggtgggatttaaggggatcctaccccgaactttgatttagttaatttatattttgatttttgctttattcttGAGTATGCTActgtttttcattgtgttgatagagcgtagctaactttaacaacgttttataTTGCAATTGAGTAGCATAgcccgtggatctacaatttacatagacatatgaaatttgatacacaccgatagtcatagtctggTAGGACGAAAACTAGGAGATTTCATAGATCGaaatgcgattcactcttgataaataattaaagacttttaattacttcattgagtagagttagtttggcatagctcgagagggcatgttcaattgaataggaaatctcGTCGGAAGCGtaaatcactatcgaacgaattaattaatgaacGAGGGGTCGGTGAAcagaaattcccaacaaattcatttctcattaaattttaatcaaccattctagatattatatctaattatttaattcctgaacatttttatttgaatgtttatttgagcatagtagtaataaacaaccattcaaatttcgttgctaaagatttgataactggaattaataattttaaaatacagtcttcagtgtaacgatactcgtactctcgtacattatactattacttgacatcgtgcacttgcgattaattttcgagcatacaaaataatatttttattaaggattcaacagtgcaagttttgctcgatcaagtttttggcgccattgccggggactgttaattcaaaattttatttttagttattttctttagcattgttttatttttcttgagctAACACTCCACATTCtatttcaaatatcttttccagtgcatgccaaagttacttgacgtggagcttgagcagtttgatccggaaattgaaagaactttcaGCAGAAGAAGACAGCAGCAGAGACTGAAGGAACTGATGGAGAGGCACGAGCACGAGCATGAGGAGGAACACAATGAAGGCAGACATGTTGAGATGCCACGCCGCATACCGATGCTAGAGTATGCCCAGCCTTCTTTGGATGGTGCACGCCCCAGCATTGTGAGGCCTATTGTGCGGGCAAACCACTTCGAAATCAAGCCAGCCATAGTTCAAATGATTCAGAATACAGTCCAGTTTGGAAGATCTGCAGTAGATGACCAAAACACGCACATCGCAGATTTccttgaaatttgcgatacttttaaatttaatggagtttttgatgatgctgttaggttgcgtttatttcttttctccttacgtgacaaagctaaagcatggttaaattgttttactgtaggttcgatcaccacatgggaggacatggcgaaagcgtttctcattaaataatttcctccatctaagaccatgaagGTGCGGGCAGACATCACCACATTTGCTCAGTTCGAGCAGGAgtctttatatgaggcatgggagcgtTTCAAAGATTTATTACGAAGATGCCCTCATCATGAACTGCCAATTGGGTTAGTCGTTCAAACCTTTTACTATGGCTTGCTTACtcctaatcgtactatgatagatgctgctgcttGTGGAAGCCTCTTGAGAAAAACTGCTGAGGAAGGATACGAGTTATTAGAGGAGATGGCTGTtagcagctatcatcctcaatctgaaaggaacaaCCAGCGAAGAAGTGCAGGAGTTCATCAGGTAACTGACATTTCCGCTATTACTGCACAACTTGATGTCTTGAATACGAAATTGGACGGCTTGAATATGGGTTGCACGGCTATGCCtcttcaagagatattttgtgaaaaatgcggaGGAGAACACTATATTAAGGACTGTCAAGACAGTGGTCCTTTTTATGTGCAAGAAAGGGCACcagtgaatcaagtgggagtccaaaATCGTCCATGTAATTATCCATATTCGAAcacatacaatcctggatgaaaataacatcccaacttctcatggggtggccAAAATAGTCAGAATCGACCATAGGGAGGACAATCATATGGAAAACAACCAATGTACAGATCTGACCCTCCTATAGAAGAAAAGTCCAATTtggagcagatgatgtctaaattcatctcatctaccgaaactagactccaaaatcaagatgcatcgataaaggggctagagaatcagattggacagttagcaaagatgatagcaagtagagagccgggcaccttgccaagtaacacaATGATCAATCcaaagagcaagtgaaggccatcgagttgaagagtggAAAAATTTTAGAGTCTAGAGGGCCAGAAAAAATCAAGTACTGGATGAACAGACTAAGTCATCAaaaggtaagtcttctaactctacaccagcacccactgcacaatctaaaattgttatccctccaCTTTTTCCTGCAGCATTAAAAAAGGCGAAATTAGATGCGCAATTCGGTATGTTCTTagaaatattcaagaaattgcacaTCAATATTCCCTTTTCTGATACTCTAATGCAAATGCCAAGCTACGCTAAATTTCTGAAGGACGTCTTAGCAAACAAGAGAAAATTGGATGATCACATGACGGTTAATCTAACTGAAAATTGCTCtgctttggtgcaaaacaagatcccactgaaacttaaggatccagggagtttttctattccttgcatgattggtgatgttgttttgcataaagctttgtgtgattttggtgcgagtattaatcttatgcctttgTCTGTGTTTAGGAAACTTGGATTGGGGGAGTTATTGAGAATGTGCTAGTGAAAGTGGACAAATTCATTTTTCCTGCAGATTTCGTGGTGCTCGACATGGAGGAAGATATAGAGATGCCTTTAATTTTAGGGAGACCATTCCTTGCAACTAGCAAGGCTCTAATTGATGTGCaggaagggaagttgagattgagagtgggagAAGAGGAGATTACTTTTGGCTTTTTTAATgcacttaagcacacactgcattCTGATAGTTGTTATAGAATTGATTCTTTTGATTCTCTTGTGTTCAACTATGTGCAGGATGCTCTTAGGGACCCTTTAGAAGCCACCCTCATTACTGAATCATGAGAAGACGAATTGGATGCAGAGAAAGCCGAGATAATGGCATACCTCAATGCCAACTAGCCATGGAAGAGGCCGCCAATAAGGATGAGATTAGAGGACTTGGGGGATCGAAGAGACTTGATCCCTCAGAAGTCAAGCCTAGAGGAGCCACCAACTCTGGAGCTCAAGTCATTACCTCCACATCTGAAATACGTCTATCTAGGCGAGAATAATAAACTTCCTGTGATTATCTCTTCTTCTTTGACAGATGTGATGGAGGACAAACTGTTG includes:
- the LOC142521800 gene encoding uncharacterized protein LOC142521800, giving the protein MERHEHEHEEEHNEGRHVEMPRRIPMLEYAQPSLDGARPSIVRPIVRANHFEIKPAIVQMIQNTVQFGRSAVRADITTFAQFEQESLYEAWERFKDLLRRCPHHELPIGLVVQTFYYGLLTPNRTMIDAAACGSLLRKTAEEGYELLEEMAVSSYHPQSERNNQRRSAGVHQVTDISAITAQLDVLNTKLDGLNMGCTAMPLQEIFCEKCGGEHYIKDCQDSGPFYVQERAPVNQVGVQNRPSLKKAKLDAQFGMFLEIFKKLHINIPFSDTLMQMPSYAKFLKDVLANKRKLDDHMTVNLTENCSALETWIGGVIENVLVKVDKFIFPADFVVLDMEEDIEMPLILGRPFLATSKALIDVQEGKLRLRVGEEEITFGFFNALKHTLHSDSCYRIDSFDSLVFNYVQDALRDPLEATLITES